The following are encoded in a window of Castanea sativa cultivar Marrone di Chiusa Pesio chromosome 5, ASM4071231v1 genomic DNA:
- the LOC142636719 gene encoding UPF0481 protein At3g47200-like: MEHNFMNHMSREAINNSDSLLLVVGSTGLREDISLNQKLDYPTIASTSSTLNQKLDYPTIASTSSTPNWVLKLVNEYSMKEESFATPRYCPMPCTMFRAPTNMKRVDEHAYDPVLVSIGPFHYKNPLLQEMEEHKLRFLFGSMRYESKEEREHWLQRLAEAMKRLEGRARWCYSEAFERISTDDFVRMMVIDGCFIIELFRYYLRSEKEILDDPIFRTRWKLPVIRLDLVKLENQLPFFVLQELYLLTSLGHEPPLIHVALKFLDPLLTRAQKTPIQDHFLEQAPDHLLALFHSTFKPIYHHPLPSSYGSLMQEKKCLIPSVRELQRVGIFLKSGEGDLLDINYQGHHMTVLTGRASLEIPPLFIDYKTGPILRNLVAYEQCNRSVKPYFTSYIMFFDGLVNTPEDVQILRNKRIFYHVLGSDHEVSVLLNDLTKNVAYDHWHECYLSPLIQTIYLRSNKTYLKIMAALRREYFSSPVNSISYLITVLLLYLSVIQTMFTIIAYIRPHP, from the exons ATGGAGCACAACTTCATGAACCACATGAGTAGGGAAGCAATTAATAATTCAGATTCGCTGCTACTGGTAGTGGGAAGCACTGGTCTGAGAGAGGATATATCCCTTAACCAGAAGCTTGACTACCCCACAATTGCAAGTACAAGTTCAACCCTTAACCAAAAGCTTGACTACCCCACAATTGCAAGTACAAGTTCAACTCCTAATTGGGTGCTCAAGCTTGTCAATGAGTACTCCATGAAAGAAGAATCATTTGCCACCCCAAGATATTGTCCAATGCCATGCACAATGTTTCGGGCTCCTACAAACATGAAACGAGTGGATGAACATGCCTATGACCCTGTGCTTGTCTCTATTGGCCCTTTTCATTACAAGAATCCCCTGCTACAAGAGATGGAAGAGCATAAACTCCGGTTTCTGTTCGGTTCCATGCGTTATGAAAGcaaggaagaaagagaacaCTGGCTCCAACGACTTGCTGAGGCCATGAAGAGGTTGGAAGGGAGAGCAAGATGGTGCTACTCAGAGGCCTTTGAACGCATTTCTACAGATGATTTTGTCCGCATGATGGTCATTGATGGTTGTTTCATAATTGAGCTCTTCCGCTATTATCTAAGGAGTGAAAAG GAAATTTTAGATGATCCCATCTTCAGAACACGTTGGAAGCTACCTGTTATTAGGTTGGATTTGGTGAAGCTCGAAAACCAACTACCATTTTTTGTCCTACAAGAATTATATCTACTCACTAGCTTAGGCCATGAGCCTCCTCTCATACATGTTGCACTTAAGTTCCTTGATCCTTTACTCACTCGAGCACAAAAAACACCAATACAAGACCACTTTCTTGAGCAAGCACCTGACCATTTGCTTGCACTTTTTCACTCAACTTTCAAACCCATATATCATCATCCCCTTCCAAGCTCTTATGGGTCACTGATGCAAGAGAAAAAGTGTTTAATACCTAGTGTTAGGGAGCTCCAACGAGTTGGGATTTTCTTAAAGAGTGGAGAGGGTGACCTATTAGACATCAATTACCAAGGCCACCACATGACAGTGTTGACTGGTAGGGCTTCACTAGAGATTCCTCCACTTTTTATTGACTATAAAACTGGACCAATCTTGAGAAATCTTGTTGCCTATGAACAGTGCAATAGAAGTGTAAAACCTTATTTCACATCTTACATTATGTTCTTCGATGGACTTGTGAACACACCCGAAGATGTTCAAATTCTTCGTAACAAGAGGATCTTTTATCATGTTCTGGGCAGCGACCATGAAGTTTCTGTGCTTCTCAATGATCTCACTAAGAATGTTGCTTATGATCATTGGCATGAGTGCTACCTTTCTCCACTGATACAGACAATTTATCTACGTAGCAATAAGACATACCTCAAGATCATGGCAGCGTTGAGACGCGAATATTTTTCTTCCCCAGTTAATAGTATATCATATCTTATCACGGTTCTATTATTGTATCTTAGTGTCATTCAGACCATGTTTACTATTATTGCTTACATTCGACCACATCCATGA